A single Pan troglodytes isolate AG18354 chromosome 19, NHGRI_mPanTro3-v2.0_pri, whole genome shotgun sequence DNA region contains:
- the SP2 gene encoding transcription factor Sp2 isoform X12 — protein sequence MSDPQTSMAATAAVSPSDYLQPAASTTQDSQPSPLALLAATCSKIGPPAVEAAVTPPAPPQPTPRKLVPIKPAPLPLSPGKNSFGILSSKGNILQIQGSQLSTSYPGGQLVFAIQNPTMINKGTRSNANIQYQAVPQIQASNSQTIQVQPNLTNQIQIIPGTNQAIITPSPSSHKPVPIKPAPIQKSSTTTTPVQSGANVVKLTGGGGNVTLTLPVNNLVNASDTGAPTQLLTESPPTPLSKTNKKARKKSLPASQPPVAVAEQVETVLIETTADNIIQAGNNLLIVQSPGGGQPAVVQQVQVVPPKAEQQQVVQIPQQALRVVQAASATLPTVPQKPSQNFQIQAAEPTPTQVYIRTPSGEVQTVLVQDSPPATAAATSNTTCSSPASRAPHLSGTSKKHSAAILRKERPLPKIAPAGSIISLNAAQLAAAAQAMQTININGVQVQGVPVTITNTGGQQQLTVQNVSGNNLTISGLSPTQIQLQMEQALAGETQPGEKRRRMACTCPNCKDGEKRSGEQGKKKHVCHIPDCGKTFRKTSLLRAHVRLHTGERPFVCNWFFCGKRFTRSDELQRHARTHTGDKRFECAQCQKRFMRSDHLTKHYKTHLVTKNL from the exons ATCCACAGACCAGCatggctgccactgctgctgtgaGTCCCAGTGACTACCTGCAGCCTGCTGCCTCCACCACCCAG GACTCCCAGCCATCTCCCTTAGCCCTGCTTGCTGCAACATGTAGCAAAATTGGCCCTCCAGCAGTTGAAGCTGCTGTGACACCTCCTGCTCCCCCACAGCCCACACCGCGGAAGCTTGTCCCTATCAAACCTGCCCCTCTCCCTCTCAGCCCCGGCAAGAATAGCTTTGGAATCTTGTCCTCCAAAGGAAATATACTTCAGATTCAGGGGTCACAACTGAGCACCTCCTATCCTGGAGGGCAGCTGGTGTTCGCTATCCAGAATCCCACCATGATCAACAAAGGGACCCGATCAAATGCCAATATCCAGTACCAGGCGGTCCCTCAGATTCAGGCAAGCAATTCCCAAACCATCCAAGTACAGCCCAATCTCACCAACCAGATCCAGATCATCCCTGGCACCAACCAAGCCATCATCACCCCCTCACCGTCCAGTCACAAGCCTGTCCCCATCAAGCCAGCCCCCATCCAGAAGTCGAGTACGACCACCACCCCCGTGCAGAGCGGGGCCAATGTGGTGAAGTTGACAGGTGGGGGCGGCAATGTGACACTCACTCTGCCCGTCAACAACCTCGTGAACGCCAGTGACACCGGGGCCCCTACTCAGCTCCTCACTGAAAGCCCCCCAACCCCGCTGTCTAAGACTAACAAGAAAGCAAGGAAGAAGAGccttcctgcctcccagccccctGTGGCTGTGGCTGAGCAGGTGGAGACGGTGCTGATCGAGACCACCGCGGACAACATCATCCAGGCAGGAAATAACCTGCTCATTGTTCAGAGCCCTGGTGGGGGCCAGCCAGCTGTGGTCCAGCAGGTCCAGGTGGTGCCCCCCAAGGCCGAGCAGCAGCAGGTGGTGCAGATCCCCCAGCAGGCTCTGCGGGTGGTGCAGGCGGCATCTGCCACCCTCCCCACTGTCCCCCAGAAGCCCTCCCAGAACTTTCAGATCCAGGCAGCTGAGCCGACACCTACTCAG GTCTACATCCGCACGCCTTCTGGTGAGGTGCAGACAGTCCTTGTCCAGGACAGCCCCCCAGCAACAGCTGCAGCCACCTCTAACACCACCTGTAGCAGCCCTGCATCCCGTGCTCCCCATCTGAGTGGGACCAGCAAAAAGCACTCAGCTGCAATTCTCCGAAAAGAGCGTCCCCTGCCAAAGATTGCCCCAGCCGGGAGCATCATCAGCCTGAATGCAGCCCAGTTGGCGGCAGCTGCCCAGGCAATGCAGACCATCAACATCAATGGTGTCCAGGTCCAGGGCGTGCCTGTCACCATCACCAACACAGGCG GGCAGCAGCAGCTGACAGTGCAGAATGTTTCTGGGAACAACCTGACCATCAGTGGGCTGAGCCCCACCCAGATCCAGCTGCAAATGGAACAAGCCCTGGCCGGAGAGACCCAGCCCGGGGAGAAGCGGCGCCGCATGGCCTGCACGTGTCCCAACTGCAAGGATGGGGAGAAGAG GTCTGGAGAGCAGGGCAAGAAGAAGCACGTGTGCCACATCCCCGACTGTGGCAAGACGTTCCGTAAGACGTCCTTGCTGCGTGCCCATGTGCGCCTGCACACTGGCGAGCGGCCCTTTGTCTGCAACTGGTTCTTCTGTGGGAAGAGGTTCACACGGAGTGACGAGCTCCAACGGCATGCTCGCACCCACACAG GGGACAAACGCTTTGAGTGCGCCCAGTGTCAGAAGCGCTTCATGAGGAGTGACCACCTCACCAAGCATTACAAGACCCACCTGGTCACGAAGAACTTGTAA
- the SP2 gene encoding transcription factor Sp2 isoform X9 — MGKECCVWSHRAPATPSLCHAVFKLCLIPLEFSMEPKRDPQTSMAATAAVSPSDYLQPAASTTQDSQPSPLALLAATCSKIGPPAVEAAVTPPAPPQPTPRKLVPIKPAPLPLSPGKNSFGILSSKGNILQIQGSQLSTSYPGGQLVFAIQNPTMINKGTRSNANIQYQAVPQIQASNSQTIQVQPNLTNQIQIIPGTNQAIITPSPSSHKPVPIKPAPIQKSSTTTTPVQSGANVVKLTGGGGNVTLTLPVNNLVNASDTGAPTQLLTESPPTPLSKTNKKARKKSLPASQPPVAVAEQVETVLIETTADNIIQAGNNLLIVQSPGGGQPAVVQQVQVVPPKAEQQQVVQIPQQALRVVQAASATLPTVPQKPSQNFQIQAAEPTPTQVYIRTPSGEVQTVLVQDSPPATAAATSNTTCSSPASRAPHLSGTSKKHSAAILRKERPLPKIAPAGSIISLNAAQLAAAAQAMQTININGVQVQGVPVTITNTGGQQQLTVQNVSGNNLTISGLSPTQIQLQMEQALAGETQPGEKRRRMACTCPNCKDGEKRSGEQGKKKHVCHIPDCGKTFRKTSLLRAHVRLHTGERPFVCNWFFCGKRFTRSDELQRHARTHTGDKRFECAQCQKRFMRSDHLTKHYKTHLVTKNL; from the exons ATCCACAGACCAGCatggctgccactgctgctgtgaGTCCCAGTGACTACCTGCAGCCTGCTGCCTCCACCACCCAG GACTCCCAGCCATCTCCCTTAGCCCTGCTTGCTGCAACATGTAGCAAAATTGGCCCTCCAGCAGTTGAAGCTGCTGTGACACCTCCTGCTCCCCCACAGCCCACACCGCGGAAGCTTGTCCCTATCAAACCTGCCCCTCTCCCTCTCAGCCCCGGCAAGAATAGCTTTGGAATCTTGTCCTCCAAAGGAAATATACTTCAGATTCAGGGGTCACAACTGAGCACCTCCTATCCTGGAGGGCAGCTGGTGTTCGCTATCCAGAATCCCACCATGATCAACAAAGGGACCCGATCAAATGCCAATATCCAGTACCAGGCGGTCCCTCAGATTCAGGCAAGCAATTCCCAAACCATCCAAGTACAGCCCAATCTCACCAACCAGATCCAGATCATCCCTGGCACCAACCAAGCCATCATCACCCCCTCACCGTCCAGTCACAAGCCTGTCCCCATCAAGCCAGCCCCCATCCAGAAGTCGAGTACGACCACCACCCCCGTGCAGAGCGGGGCCAATGTGGTGAAGTTGACAGGTGGGGGCGGCAATGTGACACTCACTCTGCCCGTCAACAACCTCGTGAACGCCAGTGACACCGGGGCCCCTACTCAGCTCCTCACTGAAAGCCCCCCAACCCCGCTGTCTAAGACTAACAAGAAAGCAAGGAAGAAGAGccttcctgcctcccagccccctGTGGCTGTGGCTGAGCAGGTGGAGACGGTGCTGATCGAGACCACCGCGGACAACATCATCCAGGCAGGAAATAACCTGCTCATTGTTCAGAGCCCTGGTGGGGGCCAGCCAGCTGTGGTCCAGCAGGTCCAGGTGGTGCCCCCCAAGGCCGAGCAGCAGCAGGTGGTGCAGATCCCCCAGCAGGCTCTGCGGGTGGTGCAGGCGGCATCTGCCACCCTCCCCACTGTCCCCCAGAAGCCCTCCCAGAACTTTCAGATCCAGGCAGCTGAGCCGACACCTACTCAG GTCTACATCCGCACGCCTTCTGGTGAGGTGCAGACAGTCCTTGTCCAGGACAGCCCCCCAGCAACAGCTGCAGCCACCTCTAACACCACCTGTAGCAGCCCTGCATCCCGTGCTCCCCATCTGAGTGGGACCAGCAAAAAGCACTCAGCTGCAATTCTCCGAAAAGAGCGTCCCCTGCCAAAGATTGCCCCAGCCGGGAGCATCATCAGCCTGAATGCAGCCCAGTTGGCGGCAGCTGCCCAGGCAATGCAGACCATCAACATCAATGGTGTCCAGGTCCAGGGCGTGCCTGTCACCATCACCAACACAGGCG GGCAGCAGCAGCTGACAGTGCAGAATGTTTCTGGGAACAACCTGACCATCAGTGGGCTGAGCCCCACCCAGATCCAGCTGCAAATGGAACAAGCCCTGGCCGGAGAGACCCAGCCCGGGGAGAAGCGGCGCCGCATGGCCTGCACGTGTCCCAACTGCAAGGATGGGGAGAAGAG GTCTGGAGAGCAGGGCAAGAAGAAGCACGTGTGCCACATCCCCGACTGTGGCAAGACGTTCCGTAAGACGTCCTTGCTGCGTGCCCATGTGCGCCTGCACACTGGCGAGCGGCCCTTTGTCTGCAACTGGTTCTTCTGTGGGAAGAGGTTCACACGGAGTGACGAGCTCCAACGGCATGCTCGCACCCACACAG GGGACAAACGCTTTGAGTGCGCCCAGTGTCAGAAGCGCTTCATGAGGAGTGACCACCTCACCAAGCATTACAAGACCCACCTGGTCACGAAGAACTTGTAA
- the SP2 gene encoding transcription factor Sp2 isoform X13 yields the protein MAATAAVSPSDYLQPAASTTQDSQPSPLALLAATCSKIGPPAVEAAVTPPAPPQPTPRKLVPIKPAPLPLSPGKNSFGILSSKGNILQIQGSQLSTSYPGGQLVFAIQNPTMINKGTRSNANIQYQAVPQIQASNSQTIQVQPNLTNQIQIIPGTNQAIITPSPSSHKPVPIKPAPIQKSSTTTTPVQSGANVVKLTGGGGNVTLTLPVNNLVNASDTGAPTQLLTESPPTPLSKTNKKARKKSLPASQPPVAVAEQVETVLIETTADNIIQAGNNLLIVQSPGGGQPAVVQQVQVVPPKAEQQQVVQIPQQALRVVQAASATLPTVPQKPSQNFQIQAAEPTPTQVYIRTPSGEVQTVLVQDSPPATAAATSNTTCSSPASRAPHLSGTSKKHSAAILRKERPLPKIAPAGSIISLNAAQLAAAAQAMQTININGVQVQGVPVTITNTGGQQQLTVQNVSGNNLTISGLSPTQIQLQMEQALAGETQPGEKRRRMACTCPNCKDGEKRSGEQGKKKHVCHIPDCGKTFRKTSLLRAHVRLHTGERPFVCNWFFCGKRFTRSDELQRHARTHTGDKRFECAQCQKRFMRSDHLTKHYKTHLVTKNL from the exons atggctgccactgctgctgtgaGTCCCAGTGACTACCTGCAGCCTGCTGCCTCCACCACCCAG GACTCCCAGCCATCTCCCTTAGCCCTGCTTGCTGCAACATGTAGCAAAATTGGCCCTCCAGCAGTTGAAGCTGCTGTGACACCTCCTGCTCCCCCACAGCCCACACCGCGGAAGCTTGTCCCTATCAAACCTGCCCCTCTCCCTCTCAGCCCCGGCAAGAATAGCTTTGGAATCTTGTCCTCCAAAGGAAATATACTTCAGATTCAGGGGTCACAACTGAGCACCTCCTATCCTGGAGGGCAGCTGGTGTTCGCTATCCAGAATCCCACCATGATCAACAAAGGGACCCGATCAAATGCCAATATCCAGTACCAGGCGGTCCCTCAGATTCAGGCAAGCAATTCCCAAACCATCCAAGTACAGCCCAATCTCACCAACCAGATCCAGATCATCCCTGGCACCAACCAAGCCATCATCACCCCCTCACCGTCCAGTCACAAGCCTGTCCCCATCAAGCCAGCCCCCATCCAGAAGTCGAGTACGACCACCACCCCCGTGCAGAGCGGGGCCAATGTGGTGAAGTTGACAGGTGGGGGCGGCAATGTGACACTCACTCTGCCCGTCAACAACCTCGTGAACGCCAGTGACACCGGGGCCCCTACTCAGCTCCTCACTGAAAGCCCCCCAACCCCGCTGTCTAAGACTAACAAGAAAGCAAGGAAGAAGAGccttcctgcctcccagccccctGTGGCTGTGGCTGAGCAGGTGGAGACGGTGCTGATCGAGACCACCGCGGACAACATCATCCAGGCAGGAAATAACCTGCTCATTGTTCAGAGCCCTGGTGGGGGCCAGCCAGCTGTGGTCCAGCAGGTCCAGGTGGTGCCCCCCAAGGCCGAGCAGCAGCAGGTGGTGCAGATCCCCCAGCAGGCTCTGCGGGTGGTGCAGGCGGCATCTGCCACCCTCCCCACTGTCCCCCAGAAGCCCTCCCAGAACTTTCAGATCCAGGCAGCTGAGCCGACACCTACTCAG GTCTACATCCGCACGCCTTCTGGTGAGGTGCAGACAGTCCTTGTCCAGGACAGCCCCCCAGCAACAGCTGCAGCCACCTCTAACACCACCTGTAGCAGCCCTGCATCCCGTGCTCCCCATCTGAGTGGGACCAGCAAAAAGCACTCAGCTGCAATTCTCCGAAAAGAGCGTCCCCTGCCAAAGATTGCCCCAGCCGGGAGCATCATCAGCCTGAATGCAGCCCAGTTGGCGGCAGCTGCCCAGGCAATGCAGACCATCAACATCAATGGTGTCCAGGTCCAGGGCGTGCCTGTCACCATCACCAACACAGGCG GGCAGCAGCAGCTGACAGTGCAGAATGTTTCTGGGAACAACCTGACCATCAGTGGGCTGAGCCCCACCCAGATCCAGCTGCAAATGGAACAAGCCCTGGCCGGAGAGACCCAGCCCGGGGAGAAGCGGCGCCGCATGGCCTGCACGTGTCCCAACTGCAAGGATGGGGAGAAGAG GTCTGGAGAGCAGGGCAAGAAGAAGCACGTGTGCCACATCCCCGACTGTGGCAAGACGTTCCGTAAGACGTCCTTGCTGCGTGCCCATGTGCGCCTGCACACTGGCGAGCGGCCCTTTGTCTGCAACTGGTTCTTCTGTGGGAAGAGGTTCACACGGAGTGACGAGCTCCAACGGCATGCTCGCACCCACACAG GGGACAAACGCTTTGAGTGCGCCCAGTGTCAGAAGCGCTTCATGAGGAGTGACCACCTCACCAAGCATTACAAGACCCACCTGGTCACGAAGAACTTGTAA